A genomic region of Arachis hypogaea cultivar Tifrunner chromosome 5, arahy.Tifrunner.gnm2.J5K5, whole genome shotgun sequence contains the following coding sequences:
- the LOC112802186 gene encoding ATP-dependent Clp protease adapter protein CLPS1, chloroplastic isoform X1, producing the protein MEAALSSPLALSPNHVFNASNPGDRNYGFRYSRSRSVVIMSAAGAVIGKGGGVLDRPTIETTSPSRQSEFDLRKSRKTSPPYRVLLHNDNYNKREYVVQVLMKVIPGMTLDNAVNIMQEAHYNGMAVVIVCAQVDAEDHCMQLRGNGLLSSIEPADGGC; encoded by the exons ATGGAAGCTGCATTAAGCAGTCCACTTGCTCTTTCACCCAACCATGTTTTCAATGCATCTAATCCCG GAGATAGAAATTATGGGTTCAGATATAGCCGAAGTCGGAGTGTTGTAATAATGAGTGCGGCAGGGGCAGTAATAGGGAAAGGTGGCGGGGTGTTGGACAGACCAACCATAGAGACAACTTCGCCTTCTCGTCAATCTGAGTTTGATTTGAG GAAATCGCGAAAAACATCCCCGCCTTACAGAGTTTTGCTGCACAATGACAACTACAACAAGCGTGAATACGTCGTGCAAGTTCTGATGAAGGTGATACCCGGAATGACATTAGACAATGCAGTTAACATCATGCAGGAAGCGCATTATAACGGCATGGCAGTGGTGATCGTGTGTGCTCAAGTGGATGCTGAAGACCACTGCATGCAATTAAGAGGAAATGGGCTCCTAAGTTCAATTGAACCAGCAGATGGTGGTTGCTGA
- the LOC112802186 gene encoding ATP-dependent Clp protease adapter protein CLPS1, chloroplastic isoform X2, giving the protein MLIFAITGDRNYGFRYSRSRSVVIMSAAGAVIGKGGGVLDRPTIETTSPSRQSEFDLRKSRKTSPPYRVLLHNDNYNKREYVVQVLMKVIPGMTLDNAVNIMQEAHYNGMAVVIVCAQVDAEDHCMQLRGNGLLSSIEPADGGC; this is encoded by the exons ATGTTAATTTTTGCAATAACAGGAGATAGAAATTATGGGTTCAGATATAGCCGAAGTCGGAGTGTTGTAATAATGAGTGCGGCAGGGGCAGTAATAGGGAAAGGTGGCGGGGTGTTGGACAGACCAACCATAGAGACAACTTCGCCTTCTCGTCAATCTGAGTTTGATTTGAG GAAATCGCGAAAAACATCCCCGCCTTACAGAGTTTTGCTGCACAATGACAACTACAACAAGCGTGAATACGTCGTGCAAGTTCTGATGAAGGTGATACCCGGAATGACATTAGACAATGCAGTTAACATCATGCAGGAAGCGCATTATAACGGCATGGCAGTGGTGATCGTGTGTGCTCAAGTGGATGCTGAAGACCACTGCATGCAATTAAGAGGAAATGGGCTCCTAAGTTCAATTGAACCAGCAGATGGTGGTTGCTGA
- the LOC112802187 gene encoding uncharacterized protein isoform X2 encodes MQRLVDHALAVTKESVKAVTYESVNNVVRIINGVSALLLALLPGKANMLEGIQGWELRPTFRGPRLPRWMENGVSSFNHFIHELSVDSDTSPDYSSEEEDSDRYEYPPSPASHCSRASEAYNRHQMDWFQRMQSLKEQIIHRATDRRRGVVEDVHLAIEICIEAVFDFFHKAAHLLLSPSEAFVAIVSLFSSHGSGIEQDHDTFKDAAISTATRGGDGPAPTERSTNLHQSLNTDARTCQDVITELGYPYEAIHVITSDGYIILLERIPRRDSRKAVFLQHGVLDSSMGWVSNGVVGSPAFAAYDQGYDVFLGNFRGLVSREHVNKNISSREYWRYSINEHGTEDVPAMIEKIHEVKCAELKLSKPESEEEIDDYQPYKLCAISHSLGGAAMIMYVVTQKIQEKPHRLSRLILLSPAGFHDDSNIVFSTVEFMLVLVAPILSLFVPAFYIPTRFFRMLVNKLARDLHNLPAVGGLVQTLMGYVVGGDSSNWVGVLGLPHYNMNDMPGVSFRVALHLAQIKRTRRFRMFDYGASTNIEVYGSPEPLDLAEFYGIIDIPVDLVAGQKDKVIRPTMVRRHYKLMKGAGVNVSYNEFEYAHLDFTFSHREELLSYVMSRLLLVDPNHKPQRVARSKKKEQIAAASRD; translated from the exons ATGCAAAGATTGGTTGATCATGCTCTTGCCGTTACTAAAGA GTCAGTGAAGGCAGTTACATACGAGTCTGTGAACAATGTTGTGAGGATAATCAATGGAGTCTCAGCCCTTTTGTTGGCGTTACTACCCGGGAAAGCTAATATGCTTGAAGGCATTCAAGGTTGGGAACTCAGGCCAACTTTCCGCGGACCACGGTTACCGCGTTGGATGGAGAA tgGCGTGTCCTCTTTCAACCATTTCATTCATGAACTTTCTGTGGATTCTGATACGAGTCCTGATTactcatctgaagaagaagatagtgatAGATACGAGTACCCTCCATCTCCTGCATCTCACTGTTCTCGAGCCTCTGAAGCATACAATAGGCATCAGATGGATTGGTTCCA GAGGATGCAAAGCCTCAAGGAACAAATCATCCACCGCGCTACGGATAGGAGACGTGGAGTTGTAGAG GATGTTCATCTAGCTATAGAGATATGTATAGAAGCTGTCTTTGACTTTTTTCACAAGGCAGCGCATCTTCTTCTGTCCCCATCAGAAGCCTTCGTGGCAATAGTGAGCTTGTTTTCATCTCATGGAAGTGGCATTGAACAAGATCACGATACTTTTAAGGATGCTGCTATTTCTACAGCAACGAGAGGTGGGGATGGCCCGGCACCAACAGAGAGGAGTACCAACCTCCATCAGTCTCTGAATACAGATGCCCGAACTTGTCAGGATGTCATAACAGAGCTTGG ATATCCATATGAAGCTATTCATGTGATCACTTCTGATGGATATATTATTCTCTTGGAAAGAATACCCAG GAGAGATTCACGGAAAGCTGTTTTTCTTCAGCATGGGGTTTTGGATTCATCAATGGG TTGGGTATCAAATGGTGTTGTTGGCTCTCCAGCTTTTGCAGCCTATGATCAAG GGTATGATGTATTTCTCGGTAATTTTCGTGGTTTGGTTTCAAGGGAGCACGTCAACAAGAACATCTCATCGCGGGA ATACTGGCGGTATTCCATCAATGAGCATGGCACTGAAGATGTTCCTGCTATGATAGAGAAAATCCATGAAGTAAAATGTGCTGAATTGAAGCTTAGTAAACCAGAGAGCGAGGAGGAAATAGATGATTATCAGCCTTACAAGCTTTGCGCAATTAGCCATAGTTTGGGAGGAGCTGCTATGATAATGTATGTTGTTACACAAAAGATACAAGAGAAGCCTCATAGACTTTCAAGATTGATTCTACTATCGCCGGCTGGTTTCCATGATGACTCAAACATCGTATTTTCCACAGTGGAGTTCATGTTGGTTCTGGTGGCTCCTATTTTATCCCTTTTTGTGCCTGCCTTCTATATACCAACCAGATTCTTCCGCATGCTTGTTAACAAGCTTGCTCGGGATCTCCATAACCTACCTGCCGTCGGAGGGCTAGTTCAAACTTTAATGGGTTATGTCGTTGGCGGCGACAGCTCAAACTGGGTCGGAGTTCTAGGGTTACCACACTACAACATGAACGATATGCCCGGAGTGTCTTTCCGGGTCGCCCTCCATCTCGCGCAGATAAAACGAACCAGAAGGTTTAGAATGTTTGACTATGGCGCATCCACCAACATTGAAGTGTATGGTTCGCCGGAGCCATTAGACTTGGCGGAGTTCTATGGGATCATCGACATTCCCGTCGATCTTGTTGCTGGACAGAAAGATAAAGTGATAAGGCCTACAATGGTGAGAAGACACTATAAATTGATGAAAGGTGCTGGTGTAAATGTATCATACAATGAGTTTGAATATGCACATTTGGATTTCACATTCTCCCACCGTGAAGAACTCTTGTCTTATGTCATGTCAAGGTTGTTGCTTGTGGATCCAAATCACAAGCCTCAAAGGGTTGCAAGgtcaaagaaaaaagaacaaatagCAGCAGCTAGCAGAGACTAG
- the LOC112802187 gene encoding uncharacterized protein isoform X1: MQRLVDHALAVTKESVKAVTYESVNNVVRIINGVSALLLALLPGKANMLEGIQGWELRPTFRGPRLPRWMENGVSSFNHFIHELSVDSDTSPDYSSEEEDSDRYEYPPSPASHCSRASEAYNRHQMDWFQYILLWILLPFKLLLAIPVRLFQLFYYAVLKVLHIPSNHRPSRLHAHRRMQSLKEQIIHRATDRRRGVVEDVHLAIEICIEAVFDFFHKAAHLLLSPSEAFVAIVSLFSSHGSGIEQDHDTFKDAAISTATRGGDGPAPTERSTNLHQSLNTDARTCQDVITELGYPYEAIHVITSDGYIILLERIPRRDSRKAVFLQHGVLDSSMGWVSNGVVGSPAFAAYDQGYDVFLGNFRGLVSREHVNKNISSREYWRYSINEHGTEDVPAMIEKIHEVKCAELKLSKPESEEEIDDYQPYKLCAISHSLGGAAMIMYVVTQKIQEKPHRLSRLILLSPAGFHDDSNIVFSTVEFMLVLVAPILSLFVPAFYIPTRFFRMLVNKLARDLHNLPAVGGLVQTLMGYVVGGDSSNWVGVLGLPHYNMNDMPGVSFRVALHLAQIKRTRRFRMFDYGASTNIEVYGSPEPLDLAEFYGIIDIPVDLVAGQKDKVIRPTMVRRHYKLMKGAGVNVSYNEFEYAHLDFTFSHREELLSYVMSRLLLVDPNHKPQRVARSKKKEQIAAASRD, encoded by the exons ATGCAAAGATTGGTTGATCATGCTCTTGCCGTTACTAAAGA GTCAGTGAAGGCAGTTACATACGAGTCTGTGAACAATGTTGTGAGGATAATCAATGGAGTCTCAGCCCTTTTGTTGGCGTTACTACCCGGGAAAGCTAATATGCTTGAAGGCATTCAAGGTTGGGAACTCAGGCCAACTTTCCGCGGACCACGGTTACCGCGTTGGATGGAGAA tgGCGTGTCCTCTTTCAACCATTTCATTCATGAACTTTCTGTGGATTCTGATACGAGTCCTGATTactcatctgaagaagaagatagtgatAGATACGAGTACCCTCCATCTCCTGCATCTCACTGTTCTCGAGCCTCTGAAGCATACAATAGGCATCAGATGGATTGGTTCCAGTATATTTTACTGTGGATTTTATTACCTTTCAAGTTATTACTAGCGATTCCAGTTCGGCTTTTCCAGTTATTTTATTATGCAGTGTTAAAAGTCCTGCATATCCCTAGCAATCACCGTCCCTCCCGTTTACATGCACATAGGAGGATGCAAAGCCTCAAGGAACAAATCATCCACCGCGCTACGGATAGGAGACGTGGAGTTGTAGAG GATGTTCATCTAGCTATAGAGATATGTATAGAAGCTGTCTTTGACTTTTTTCACAAGGCAGCGCATCTTCTTCTGTCCCCATCAGAAGCCTTCGTGGCAATAGTGAGCTTGTTTTCATCTCATGGAAGTGGCATTGAACAAGATCACGATACTTTTAAGGATGCTGCTATTTCTACAGCAACGAGAGGTGGGGATGGCCCGGCACCAACAGAGAGGAGTACCAACCTCCATCAGTCTCTGAATACAGATGCCCGAACTTGTCAGGATGTCATAACAGAGCTTGG ATATCCATATGAAGCTATTCATGTGATCACTTCTGATGGATATATTATTCTCTTGGAAAGAATACCCAG GAGAGATTCACGGAAAGCTGTTTTTCTTCAGCATGGGGTTTTGGATTCATCAATGGG TTGGGTATCAAATGGTGTTGTTGGCTCTCCAGCTTTTGCAGCCTATGATCAAG GGTATGATGTATTTCTCGGTAATTTTCGTGGTTTGGTTTCAAGGGAGCACGTCAACAAGAACATCTCATCGCGGGA ATACTGGCGGTATTCCATCAATGAGCATGGCACTGAAGATGTTCCTGCTATGATAGAGAAAATCCATGAAGTAAAATGTGCTGAATTGAAGCTTAGTAAACCAGAGAGCGAGGAGGAAATAGATGATTATCAGCCTTACAAGCTTTGCGCAATTAGCCATAGTTTGGGAGGAGCTGCTATGATAATGTATGTTGTTACACAAAAGATACAAGAGAAGCCTCATAGACTTTCAAGATTGATTCTACTATCGCCGGCTGGTTTCCATGATGACTCAAACATCGTATTTTCCACAGTGGAGTTCATGTTGGTTCTGGTGGCTCCTATTTTATCCCTTTTTGTGCCTGCCTTCTATATACCAACCAGATTCTTCCGCATGCTTGTTAACAAGCTTGCTCGGGATCTCCATAACCTACCTGCCGTCGGAGGGCTAGTTCAAACTTTAATGGGTTATGTCGTTGGCGGCGACAGCTCAAACTGGGTCGGAGTTCTAGGGTTACCACACTACAACATGAACGATATGCCCGGAGTGTCTTTCCGGGTCGCCCTCCATCTCGCGCAGATAAAACGAACCAGAAGGTTTAGAATGTTTGACTATGGCGCATCCACCAACATTGAAGTGTATGGTTCGCCGGAGCCATTAGACTTGGCGGAGTTCTATGGGATCATCGACATTCCCGTCGATCTTGTTGCTGGACAGAAAGATAAAGTGATAAGGCCTACAATGGTGAGAAGACACTATAAATTGATGAAAGGTGCTGGTGTAAATGTATCATACAATGAGTTTGAATATGCACATTTGGATTTCACATTCTCCCACCGTGAAGAACTCTTGTCTTATGTCATGTCAAGGTTGTTGCTTGTGGATCCAAATCACAAGCCTCAAAGGGTTGCAAGgtcaaagaaaaaagaacaaatagCAGCAGCTAGCAGAGACTAG
- the LOC112802188 gene encoding cytochrome P450 CYP736A12 — protein MLPIIPAWFLLVGFIVFILSTTILFRKQKQPPPPPGPPAVPVVGHLHILGELPHRTLETLSKKHGPIMSLRLGQVPTIVISSPEVAELFLKKHDTVFASRPLLEASKYFSYGYKGMIFAEYGPYWRNMRKVCTLQLLSASKVESFAPLRKLELGKAVKTVAKAAEDGKVVNLSEVVHSVMEDVVYKMVLGCNKDDKFDLKGLIHEMLILAGKFDVTDFVPWLGPLDLQGLRRNFKKLSKQVDEVLEKIIKDHEHASSNAHNNNEKHGNKDFVDILLSQMHRPIDPYDEQNHVIDRTNIKAIVLDMIAAAFDTSATVILWALSELLRNPRVMKKLQEELRNVVGMNKLVEEVDLPKLSYLDMVIKEALRLHPAGTFITRKSMKDIVIHNYYIKKSSEILVNLWAIGRDPKVWSNNALEFYPERFLNKNVDLRGYDFELIPFGSGRRGCPGIQLGLVTVKLVVSQFVHCFDWELPWGMSPNELDMSEKYGITVPRVKDLLAVPAFRLLRILAQDEPSK, from the exons ATGTTACCAATAATCCCGGCATGGTTCCTTCTTGTAGGGTTCATAGTATTCATCCTCTCCACCACCATATTATTTCGGAAACagaaacaaccaccaccaccaccaggtCCACCGGCTGTGCCGGTAGTAGGTCACCTCCACATATTAGGTGAACTTCCCCACCGCACTCTTGAAACCTTGTCCAAAAAACATGGTCCCATAATGTCTCTACGACTGGGACAAGTCCCAACCATCGTGATCTCTTCCCCGGAAGTGGCTGAGCTCTTCCTCAAGAAACATGACACTGTTTTCGCCAGCCGGCCTCTCCTCGAAGCTTCCAAGTACTTCTCCTATGGCTACAAGGGGATGATATTCGCCGAGTACGGTCCCTATTGGCGAAACATGAGGAAAGTGTGCACCTTGCAACTTCTGAGTGCATCCAAAGTGGAGTCCTTCGCACCTTTGAGGAAGTTAGAGCTCGGAAAAGCGGTTAAAACGGTTGCCAAAGCCGCGGAGGATGGCAAGGTTGTGAACCTCAGTGAGGTGGTTCATAGCGTTATGGAGGATGTGGTGTATAAAATGGTTTTGGGGTGTAACAAAGATGACAAGTTTGATTTGAAGGGACTTATTCATGAAATGTTGATCTTGGCTGGAAAATTTGATGTTACAGATTTTGTGCCTTGGCTTGGACCATTGGATTTACAG GGACTTAGACGAAACTTCAAGAAACTCAGTAAACAAGTTGACGAAGTGCTTGAGAAAATAATCAAGGATCATGAACATGCTTCTTCAAACGCTCACAACAACAATGAGAAACATGGCAACAAGGACTTTGTGGACATATTACTCTCACAGATGCACCGACCAATTGACCCTTACGACGAACAAAATCATGTCATTGATCGCACCAACATAAAGGCTATTGTCTTAGACATGATCGCCGCGGCATTCGACACTTCCGCCACAGTTATTTTGTGGGCTTTATCCGAACTCTTAAGGAATCCAAGGGTGATGAAGAAGCTTCAAGAAGAGCTAAGAAATGTGGTTGGAATGAACAAGCTAGTGGAAGAGGTTGATTTACCAAAGTTGAGTTACTTAGACATGGTGATTAAAGAGGCGCTAAGATTACACCCTGCAGGAACGTTTATTACCCGGAAATCAATGAAAGACATTGTGATTCATAATTATTACATCAAGAAATCTTCAGAGATACTTGTGAATTTATGGGCAATAGGGCGAGATCCTAAGGTATGGTCGAATAATGCGCTTGAGTTTTATCCTGAGAGATTCTTGAATAAGAACGTGGATCTTCGTGGTTATGACTTTGAGTTGATACCATTTGGTTCTGGTCGTAGAGGGTGTCCTGGGATTCAATTGGGTCTTGTTACGGTTAAACTTGTCGTGTCTCAGTTTGTGCATTGCTTTGATTGGGAACTTCCATGGGGTATGAGTCCTAATGAATTAGACATGAGTGAGAAATATGGCATAACAGTCCCAAGAGTCAAGGATTTGCTTGCTGTGCCAGCGTTTCGTCTTCTTAGAATATTGGCACAAGATGAACCAAGTAAATAA